From Myotis daubentonii chromosome 7, mMyoDau2.1, whole genome shotgun sequence, a single genomic window includes:
- the SH3BP4 gene encoding SH3 domain-binding protein 4 isoform X2 codes for MAAQRIRAANASGLPRCKSEGTLIDLSEGFSETSFNDVKVPSPSALLGDNPTPFGNAKEVIAIKDYCPNNFTTLKFSKGDHLYVLDTSNGEWWYAHNTTEIGYIPSSYVQPLNYRNSTLSDSGMIDNLPDSPEEVAKELDLLGGWTDDKKGSGKTYSNNPFWNGVQTNPFLNGKVPVMPSVDELAPRSSVDLLLFDTGTSSFTESSSATTNSTGNILDELPATNQLHAEGPVKRDNPFFRSKRSYSLSELSVLQAKSDAPDSSGYFTGLKSPAPEQFQSREDFRAAWLSHRKLARSCHDLDLLGQNPGWGQTQAVETNMVCRLDSSGGSVQLPDTSISLHVPEGHVAQGETQQISMKALLDPPLELNSDRCCTVSPVLEVKLSTLEVKTVIVLEMKVSAEVKNDIFSKSTVGLQCLRSDVKEGPYVPIPLNYSYGDTVQVHLDNLEPCMYLAIVAHGPNILYPSTVWDFINKKVTVGLYGPKHIHPSFKTVVTIFGHDCAPKTLLVTEVTRQAPSPAPVTLQLWGKHHFVLSRPRDLQVCMFSNMTNYEVRAGEQAKVVRGFQMKLGKVSRLIFPIACQNPSELSDFTLRVQVKDDQEAILTQFCVQTPQPPPKSAIKPSGQRRFLKKNEVGKIILSPFAATTKYPTFQDRPVSSLKFGKLLKTVVRQSKNHYLLEYKKGDAIALLSEEKIRLKGQLWTKEWYIGYHQGKVGLVHAKNVLVVGKARPSLLAGPELSTSVLLEQILRPCKFLTYIYASVRTLLMENISSWRSFADALGYGNLPLTFFCRAELDSEPERVASVLEKLKEDCNNAENKDRKSFQKELMMALLKMDCQGLVVRLIQDFVLLTTAVEVAQRWRELAEKLAKVSKQQMDAYESPHRDRNGVVDSEAMWKPAYDFLLTWSHQIGDSYRDVIQELHTGLDRMKNPITKRWKHLTGTLILVNTLDILRAAAFSPADQDDFVI; via the exons ATGGCAGCTCAGCGGATCCGAGCCGCCAACGCCAGCGGCCTCCCCCGGTGCAAGTCCGAGGGGACCTTGATCGACCTGAGTGAAGGGTTTTCGGAAACGAGCTTTAATGATGTCAAAG TGCCTTCTCCCAGTGCCTTGCTAGGAGACAATCCCACGCCTTTCGGAAACGCAAAGGAAGTGATCGCAATCAAGGACTACTGCCCCAACAACTTCACCACCCTGAAGTTCTCCAAGGGCGACCACCTCTACGTCTTGGACACGTCCAACGGGGAGTGGTGGTATGCCCACAACACCACGGAGATAGGCTACATCCCCTCCTCCTACGTGCAGCCCCTCAACTACCGGAACTCCACGCTGAGTGACAGCGGGATGATCGACAATCTTCCCGACAGCCCAGAGGAAGTAGCCAAGGAGTTAGATTTGCTCGGAGGATGGACAGATGACAAGAAGGGATCGGGCAAAACCTACAGTAATAACCCTTTCTGGAATGGGGTCCAAACGAACCCCTTTCTGAACGGGAAGGTGCCGGTGATGCCCAGCGTGGACGAGCTGGCTCCCAGAAGTTCTGTGGACTTGCTGCTCTTCGACACGGGCACGTCTTCCTTCACGGAGTCCAGCTCGGCCACCACAAACAGCACCGGCAACATCCTTGACGAGCTGCCGGCCACAAACCAGCTCCACGCCGAGGGGCCGGTCAAGCGGGACAACCCGTTCTTCCGGAGCAAACGTTCCTACAGTCTGTCAGAACTCTCCGTCCTCCAGGCCAAGTCCGACGCGCCCGACTCATCGGGGTATTTCACGGGCTTGAAGTCCCCGGCCCCCGAGCAGTTCCAGAGCCGGGAGGACTTCCGCGCAGCCTGGCTGAGCCACCGGAAGCTGGCTCGGTCTTGCCACGACTTGGACTTGTTGGGCCAAAACCCTGGGTGGGGCCAGACCCAAGCAGTGGAGACGAACATGGTGTGCAGGCTGGACAGCTCCGGGGGCTCCGTGCAGCTTCCCGACACCAGCATCAGCCTCCACGTGCCGGAAGGCCACGTGGCCCAGGGGGAAACGCAGCAGATCTCCATGAAAGCGCTGCTGGACCCCCCCTTGGAACTCAACAGCGACCGCTGCTGCACCGTCAGCCCGGTGCTGGAGGTGAAGCTGAGCACCCTGGAGGTGAAAACCGTCATCGTCTTGGAGATGAAAGTTTCGGCCGAGGTGAAAAACGACATTTTCAGCAAAAGCACAGTGGGCCTCCAGTGCCTGAGGAGCGACGTAAAGGAAGGGCCCTATGTCCCCATCCCACTCAACTACAGCTACGGGGACACGGTCCAGGTGCACCTGGACAACCTGGAGCCCTGTATGTACCTGGCCATCGTGGCCCATGGACCGAACATCCTCTACCCTTCCACCGTGTGGGACTTCATCAACAAAAAAGTCACAGTGGGTCTCTATGGCCCCAAACACATTCACCCGTCCTTCAAGACAGTGGTGACCATTTTTGGGCATGATTGTGCCCCAAAGACTCTCCTGGTCACCGAGGTCACccgccaggcccccagccccgcgCCCGTGACCCTGCAGCTCTGGGGTAAGCACCACTTCGTCTTGTCCAGGCCCCGGGACCTCCAGGTCTGCATGTTTTCCAACATGACAAATTACGAGGTCCGAGCCGGCGAGCAGGCCAAAGTCGTGCGAGggttccagatgaagctgggcaAGGTGAGCCGCCTCATCTTCCCCATCGCCTGCCAGAACCCCAGCGAGCTCTCCGACTTCACCCTGAGGGTCCAGGTGAAGGATGACCAGGAGGCCATCCTCACCCAGTTTTGCGTCCAGACGCCCCAGCCGCCCCCCAAAAGTGCCATCAAGCCGTCCGGGCAGAGACGGTTCCTCAAGAAGAACGAGGTTGGGAAAATCATTCTGTCCCCGTTCGCCGCCACCACCAAGTACCCCACCTTCCAGGACCGCCCCGTGTCCAGCCTCAAGTTCGGCAAGCTGCTCAAGACCGTGGTCCGGCAGAGCAAGAACCACTACCTGCTGGAGTACAAGAAGGGCGACGCCATCGCCCTGCTCAGCGAGGAGAAGATCCGGCTGAAGGGGCAGCTGTGGACCAAGGAGTGGTACATCGGCTACCACCAGGGCAAGGTGGGCCTGGTGCACGCCAAGAACGTGCTGGTGGTGGGCAAGGCCCGGCCCAGCCTCCTGGCGGGGCCCGAGCTCAGCACCTCGGTGCTGCTGGAGCAGATCCTGCGACCCTGCAAGTTCCTCACCTACATCTACGCCTCCGTCAGGACGCTGCTCATGGAGAACATCAGCAGCTGGCGCTCCTTCGCCGACGCCCTGGGCTACGGGAACCTGCCGCTCACCTTCTTCTGCCGAGCGGAGCTGGACAGCGAGCCCGAGCGGGTGGCGTCCGTCCTGGAGAAGCTGAAGGAGGACTGTAACAACGCAGAGAACAAAGACCGGAAGTCCTTCCAGAAGGAGCTCATGATG gccttgCTGAAGATGGACTGCCAGGGCCTGGTGGTCCGGCTCATCCAGGACTTCGTGCTTCTGACCACGGCCGTCGAGGTGGCGCAGCGCTGGAGGGAGCTGGCTGAGAAGCTCGCCAAGGTGTCCAAGCAGCAGATGGACGCGTACGAGTCTCCCCACCGGGACAGGAACGGGGTCGTGGACAGTGAG
- the SH3BP4 gene encoding SH3 domain-binding protein 4 isoform X1 — translation MSEAQERGAGLHFCGWWTDFHRGLACVCRTWTGPRVVKRSYPRWCVDRTPQPTLVCSCESRCWLVAAPVPSPSALLGDNPTPFGNAKEVIAIKDYCPNNFTTLKFSKGDHLYVLDTSNGEWWYAHNTTEIGYIPSSYVQPLNYRNSTLSDSGMIDNLPDSPEEVAKELDLLGGWTDDKKGSGKTYSNNPFWNGVQTNPFLNGKVPVMPSVDELAPRSSVDLLLFDTGTSSFTESSSATTNSTGNILDELPATNQLHAEGPVKRDNPFFRSKRSYSLSELSVLQAKSDAPDSSGYFTGLKSPAPEQFQSREDFRAAWLSHRKLARSCHDLDLLGQNPGWGQTQAVETNMVCRLDSSGGSVQLPDTSISLHVPEGHVAQGETQQISMKALLDPPLELNSDRCCTVSPVLEVKLSTLEVKTVIVLEMKVSAEVKNDIFSKSTVGLQCLRSDVKEGPYVPIPLNYSYGDTVQVHLDNLEPCMYLAIVAHGPNILYPSTVWDFINKKVTVGLYGPKHIHPSFKTVVTIFGHDCAPKTLLVTEVTRQAPSPAPVTLQLWGKHHFVLSRPRDLQVCMFSNMTNYEVRAGEQAKVVRGFQMKLGKVSRLIFPIACQNPSELSDFTLRVQVKDDQEAILTQFCVQTPQPPPKSAIKPSGQRRFLKKNEVGKIILSPFAATTKYPTFQDRPVSSLKFGKLLKTVVRQSKNHYLLEYKKGDAIALLSEEKIRLKGQLWTKEWYIGYHQGKVGLVHAKNVLVVGKARPSLLAGPELSTSVLLEQILRPCKFLTYIYASVRTLLMENISSWRSFADALGYGNLPLTFFCRAELDSEPERVASVLEKLKEDCNNAENKDRKSFQKELMMALLKMDCQGLVVRLIQDFVLLTTAVEVAQRWRELAEKLAKVSKQQMDAYESPHRDRNGVVDSEAMWKPAYDFLLTWSHQIGDSYRDVIQELHTGLDRMKNPITKRWKHLTGTLILVNTLDILRAAAFSPADQDDFVI, via the exons ATGTCAGAGGCACAGGAACGTGGTGCTGGTTTGCATTTCTGCGGTTGGTGGACCGACTTCCATCGTGGCCTCGCCTGTGTGTGTCGGACCTGGACGGGACCGAGGGTGGTGAAACGCTCGTACCCTCGTTGGTGTGTTGATCGCACACCACAACCCACTCTGGTTTGTTCCTGTGAGTCACGctgctggcttgtggctgcaCCTG TGCCTTCTCCCAGTGCCTTGCTAGGAGACAATCCCACGCCTTTCGGAAACGCAAAGGAAGTGATCGCAATCAAGGACTACTGCCCCAACAACTTCACCACCCTGAAGTTCTCCAAGGGCGACCACCTCTACGTCTTGGACACGTCCAACGGGGAGTGGTGGTATGCCCACAACACCACGGAGATAGGCTACATCCCCTCCTCCTACGTGCAGCCCCTCAACTACCGGAACTCCACGCTGAGTGACAGCGGGATGATCGACAATCTTCCCGACAGCCCAGAGGAAGTAGCCAAGGAGTTAGATTTGCTCGGAGGATGGACAGATGACAAGAAGGGATCGGGCAAAACCTACAGTAATAACCCTTTCTGGAATGGGGTCCAAACGAACCCCTTTCTGAACGGGAAGGTGCCGGTGATGCCCAGCGTGGACGAGCTGGCTCCCAGAAGTTCTGTGGACTTGCTGCTCTTCGACACGGGCACGTCTTCCTTCACGGAGTCCAGCTCGGCCACCACAAACAGCACCGGCAACATCCTTGACGAGCTGCCGGCCACAAACCAGCTCCACGCCGAGGGGCCGGTCAAGCGGGACAACCCGTTCTTCCGGAGCAAACGTTCCTACAGTCTGTCAGAACTCTCCGTCCTCCAGGCCAAGTCCGACGCGCCCGACTCATCGGGGTATTTCACGGGCTTGAAGTCCCCGGCCCCCGAGCAGTTCCAGAGCCGGGAGGACTTCCGCGCAGCCTGGCTGAGCCACCGGAAGCTGGCTCGGTCTTGCCACGACTTGGACTTGTTGGGCCAAAACCCTGGGTGGGGCCAGACCCAAGCAGTGGAGACGAACATGGTGTGCAGGCTGGACAGCTCCGGGGGCTCCGTGCAGCTTCCCGACACCAGCATCAGCCTCCACGTGCCGGAAGGCCACGTGGCCCAGGGGGAAACGCAGCAGATCTCCATGAAAGCGCTGCTGGACCCCCCCTTGGAACTCAACAGCGACCGCTGCTGCACCGTCAGCCCGGTGCTGGAGGTGAAGCTGAGCACCCTGGAGGTGAAAACCGTCATCGTCTTGGAGATGAAAGTTTCGGCCGAGGTGAAAAACGACATTTTCAGCAAAAGCACAGTGGGCCTCCAGTGCCTGAGGAGCGACGTAAAGGAAGGGCCCTATGTCCCCATCCCACTCAACTACAGCTACGGGGACACGGTCCAGGTGCACCTGGACAACCTGGAGCCCTGTATGTACCTGGCCATCGTGGCCCATGGACCGAACATCCTCTACCCTTCCACCGTGTGGGACTTCATCAACAAAAAAGTCACAGTGGGTCTCTATGGCCCCAAACACATTCACCCGTCCTTCAAGACAGTGGTGACCATTTTTGGGCATGATTGTGCCCCAAAGACTCTCCTGGTCACCGAGGTCACccgccaggcccccagccccgcgCCCGTGACCCTGCAGCTCTGGGGTAAGCACCACTTCGTCTTGTCCAGGCCCCGGGACCTCCAGGTCTGCATGTTTTCCAACATGACAAATTACGAGGTCCGAGCCGGCGAGCAGGCCAAAGTCGTGCGAGggttccagatgaagctgggcaAGGTGAGCCGCCTCATCTTCCCCATCGCCTGCCAGAACCCCAGCGAGCTCTCCGACTTCACCCTGAGGGTCCAGGTGAAGGATGACCAGGAGGCCATCCTCACCCAGTTTTGCGTCCAGACGCCCCAGCCGCCCCCCAAAAGTGCCATCAAGCCGTCCGGGCAGAGACGGTTCCTCAAGAAGAACGAGGTTGGGAAAATCATTCTGTCCCCGTTCGCCGCCACCACCAAGTACCCCACCTTCCAGGACCGCCCCGTGTCCAGCCTCAAGTTCGGCAAGCTGCTCAAGACCGTGGTCCGGCAGAGCAAGAACCACTACCTGCTGGAGTACAAGAAGGGCGACGCCATCGCCCTGCTCAGCGAGGAGAAGATCCGGCTGAAGGGGCAGCTGTGGACCAAGGAGTGGTACATCGGCTACCACCAGGGCAAGGTGGGCCTGGTGCACGCCAAGAACGTGCTGGTGGTGGGCAAGGCCCGGCCCAGCCTCCTGGCGGGGCCCGAGCTCAGCACCTCGGTGCTGCTGGAGCAGATCCTGCGACCCTGCAAGTTCCTCACCTACATCTACGCCTCCGTCAGGACGCTGCTCATGGAGAACATCAGCAGCTGGCGCTCCTTCGCCGACGCCCTGGGCTACGGGAACCTGCCGCTCACCTTCTTCTGCCGAGCGGAGCTGGACAGCGAGCCCGAGCGGGTGGCGTCCGTCCTGGAGAAGCTGAAGGAGGACTGTAACAACGCAGAGAACAAAGACCGGAAGTCCTTCCAGAAGGAGCTCATGATG gccttgCTGAAGATGGACTGCCAGGGCCTGGTGGTCCGGCTCATCCAGGACTTCGTGCTTCTGACCACGGCCGTCGAGGTGGCGCAGCGCTGGAGGGAGCTGGCTGAGAAGCTCGCCAAGGTGTCCAAGCAGCAGATGGACGCGTACGAGTCTCCCCACCGGGACAGGAACGGGGTCGTGGACAGTGAG